A portion of the Salarias fasciatus chromosome 15, fSalaFa1.1, whole genome shotgun sequence genome contains these proteins:
- the clmnb gene encoding calmin isoform X3, which produces MPLESPTAFPLLFSVSFGISSCISSYPSSDDLSPRGDEPGSYSSNTLPSKGRRAAREPKYHGKALKSLLQWVQRCTKKYGIDVQDFGRSWRSGLAFLGLIKSINPDLVDLRESFCKEPRENIQQAFMIAQQSLDIPPLLEPEDVMSSSPDEKSIITYVSMFLGLHSLSNEGHTTNSEIPEIPNFGSPESVGLGETLADDPEAQTFLKGLETSSEQQLWKRWSRKSGSTRPALLGTNGETKSVSERPLVRNAGRSRRSLQPPSPLDATVISPEIQSWMEMDSGRGHGKRRSDDNHISLSSEEGIYTLPALDSDEEDAYSYILDLNKDVFQPYNQLKRQVPKVEEETAEEMIEELKRPEVCQTVNGGLESPTLQSEDLDQGSLIEAESEVHRKFNLDMNESFLREVTNNRGEFDPEPGAESGRKEERQQGRAVGEQSSSDGGCGEEVEEKKMENVRWVKDVSDEISNDAVKAKVSKVACWQKSVEEGEEGGLFERRVSEWRVAQDEDEREHLARCENVHNLGNIGEESEVREKEQRMKSQSCEVRGKTLITQTPVSTKGEGGRSRVFECQGKILSIRNPKDEEEMEETNTKNDQETAAERPAHENDTEDEEDAHHEDDAATAASQSVSSEEGFAPPSPPASCDLTPLELEVLLVLWILLYCCLLLPQMNL; this is translated from the exons ATGCCACTGGAGTCTCCGACGGCGTTCCCTCTGTTGTTCTCAGTCTCATTTGGAATCTCATCCTGCATTTCCAG TTACCCATCCTCCGATGACCTCTCACCCCGGGGAGATGAGCCTGGCAGCTATTCCTCCAACACGCTGCCAAGCAAAGGCAGAAGAGCTGCAAGAGAGCCCAAGTACCATGGGAAGGCACTGAAGTCGCTGCTGCAGTGGGTCCAAAGATGCACTAAGAA GTATGGGATTGACGTGCAGGATTttgggaggagctggagaagtgGACTGGCATTCCTCGGCTTGATTAAGTCCATAAACCCAGACCTGGTGGATCTGAGGGAGAGTTTTTGTAAAGAGCCCAGGGAAAACATCCAGCAGGCCTTCATGATAGCCCAGCAAAGCCTGGACATACCGCCTCTGCTGGAGCCTGAAG ATGTAATGAGCTCTTCACCGGATGAAAAGTCCATCATCACCTATGTGTCGATGTTCCTCGGCCTTCATTCACTCTCAAATGAG GGTCATACAACAAATTCGGAAATTCCTGAAATCCCTAATTTTGGATCTCCAGAGTCAGTCGGTCTGGGTGAAACTCTCGCAGACGATCCAGAAGCACAAACGTTCCTCAAAGGCTTGGAGAcgagcagcgagcagcagctgtggaaaCGGTGGTCCAGGAAGTCAGGAAGCACGCGTCCCGCTCTGCTCGGAACAAACGGAGAGACCAAAAGCGTCTCTGAGAGACCTTTAGTAAGGAACGCAGGCAGGAGTCGACGCTCTCTGCAGCCACCCAGTCCGCTGGACGCCACCGTGATCAGTCCAGAAATCCAGTCTTGGATGGAGATGGATTCAGGTCGGGGCCACGGCAAGCGGAGATCCGACGATAATCACATTTCCCTGAGCTCCGAGGAAGGAATCTATACCCTGCCAGCGTTGGATTCAGATGAAGAGGACGCTTACAGCTACATCCTGGACCTAAATAAAGACGTTTTTCAGCCATATAATCAGCTGAAGAGACAAGTACCAAAGGTtgaggaggaaacagcagaagaaatgATTGAAGAGTTGAAACGTCCAGAGGTGTGTCAGACAGTTAACGGTGGCCTGGAGAGCCCAACATTACAGAGCGAAGATTTAGATCAGGGATCACTCATTGAGGCCGAGTCAGAAGTTCACAGGAAGTTTAATCTGGACATGAATGAAagtttcctgagagaagtaacGAACAACAGAGGTGAGTTTGACCCGGAGCCAGGAGCTGAGAgtggaagaaaagaggagaggcAACAGGGGAGAGCTGTTGGAGAACAGAGTAGCAGTGATGGAGGCTGCGGcgaggaagtggaggagaagaaaatggaaaatgtgaGATGGGTGAAAGATGTCTCTGATGAAATCAGTAATGATGCGGTGAAAGCAAAGGTTTCTAAAGTGGCTTGTTGGCAGAAAAGTgttgaggaaggagaagaaggagggcTTTTTGAAAGACGAGTGAGCGAGTGGAGAGTGGCACAGGacgaggatgagagagaacatTTGGCAAGATGTGAGAATGTGCACAATTTAGGGAACATTGGAGAGGAGAGTGAAGTGAGGGAAAAGGAGCAGAGAATGAAGTCACAGAGTTGTGAAGTCAGAGGAAAAACTTTAATCACCCAGACTCCAGTCTCCACAAAGGGAGAAGGTGGCAGAAGCCGGGTCTTTGAGTGTCAAGGCAAAATACTTTCAATCAGAAATCCCAAAGATGAAGAGGAGATGGAAGAAACGAACACCAAGAACGATcaggagacagcagcagagaggccagctcatgaaaatgacacagaggacgaggaggacgccCACCATGAAGACGATGCTGCGACTGCCGCCTCTCAGTCAGTCAG CAGTGAGGAGGGATTCGCTCCACCATCTCCACCCGCCTCCTGTGATTTAACCCCGTTGGagctggaggtgctgctggtcctgtggatcctgctctactgctgcctcctcctgcctcagATGAACCTCTGA
- the clmnb gene encoding calmin isoform X1 translates to MQDDWDSQRKPEGEIRDQRVQPRDERTAVQQRVFTRWMNVFLQRRDPPIQVLDLFSDVQDGRVLMALLEELSGCRLLYRFRSSSHRIFRLNNISKALAFLDDRHVKLLGIDATGVSDGVPSVVLSLIWNLILHFQVKEVMGGLHRRLSSSLTSLSVSSYPSSDDLSPRGDEPGSYSSNTLPSKGRRAAREPKYHGKALKSLLQWVQRCTKKYGIDVQDFGRSWRSGLAFLGLIKSINPDLVDLRESFCKEPRENIQQAFMIAQQSLDIPPLLEPEDVMSSSPDEKSIITYVSMFLGLHSLSNEGHTTNSEIPEIPNFGSPESVGLGETLADDPEAQTFLKGLETSSEQQLWKRWSRKSGSTRPALLGTNGETKSVSERPLVRNAGRSRRSLQPPSPLDATVISPEIQSWMEMDSGRGHGKRRSDDNHISLSSEEGIYTLPALDSDEEDAYSYILDLNKDVFQPYNQLKRQVPKVEEETAEEMIEELKRPEVCQTVNGGLESPTLQSEDLDQGSLIEAESEVHRKFNLDMNESFLREVTNNRGEFDPEPGAESGRKEERQQGRAVGEQSSSDGGCGEEVEEKKMENVRWVKDVSDEISNDAVKAKVSKVACWQKSVEEGEEGGLFERRVSEWRVAQDEDEREHLARCENVHNLGNIGEESEVREKEQRMKSQSCEVRGKTLITQTPVSTKGEGGRSRVFECQGKILSIRNPKDEEEMEETNTKNDQETAAERPAHENDTEDEEDAHHEDDAATAASQSVSSEEGFAPPSPPASCDLTPLELEVLLVLWILLYCCLLLPQMNL, encoded by the exons ATGAGAGGACCGCGGTGCAGCAGAGGGTCTTCACCCGATGGATGAACGTGTTCCTGCAAAGA CGGGATCCTCCGATCCAGGTGCTCGACCTGTTCTCAGACGTTCAGGATGGCCGGGTACTCAtggcgctgctggaggagctgtccGGCTGCAGACTG CTTTACAGATTCAGGTCATCTTCTCATCGCATTTTCCGGCTTAACAACATTTCCAAGGCGCTGGCTTTCCTGGATGACAGGCAT GTGAAGCTGCTCGGCATTGATGCCACTGGAGTCTCCGACGGCGTTCCCTCTGTTGTTCTCAGTCTCATTTGGAATCTCATCCTGCATTTCCAG GTGAAGGAGGTGATGGGAGGCCTTCACAGGCGTTTGTCTTCAAGCCTCACCTCCTTATCTGTGAGCAGTTACCCATCCTCCGATGACCTCTCACCCCGGGGAGATGAGCCTGGCAGCTATTCCTCCAACACGCTGCCAAGCAAAGGCAGAAGAGCTGCAAGAGAGCCCAAGTACCATGGGAAGGCACTGAAGTCGCTGCTGCAGTGGGTCCAAAGATGCACTAAGAA GTATGGGATTGACGTGCAGGATTttgggaggagctggagaagtgGACTGGCATTCCTCGGCTTGATTAAGTCCATAAACCCAGACCTGGTGGATCTGAGGGAGAGTTTTTGTAAAGAGCCCAGGGAAAACATCCAGCAGGCCTTCATGATAGCCCAGCAAAGCCTGGACATACCGCCTCTGCTGGAGCCTGAAG ATGTAATGAGCTCTTCACCGGATGAAAAGTCCATCATCACCTATGTGTCGATGTTCCTCGGCCTTCATTCACTCTCAAATGAG GGTCATACAACAAATTCGGAAATTCCTGAAATCCCTAATTTTGGATCTCCAGAGTCAGTCGGTCTGGGTGAAACTCTCGCAGACGATCCAGAAGCACAAACGTTCCTCAAAGGCTTGGAGAcgagcagcgagcagcagctgtggaaaCGGTGGTCCAGGAAGTCAGGAAGCACGCGTCCCGCTCTGCTCGGAACAAACGGAGAGACCAAAAGCGTCTCTGAGAGACCTTTAGTAAGGAACGCAGGCAGGAGTCGACGCTCTCTGCAGCCACCCAGTCCGCTGGACGCCACCGTGATCAGTCCAGAAATCCAGTCTTGGATGGAGATGGATTCAGGTCGGGGCCACGGCAAGCGGAGATCCGACGATAATCACATTTCCCTGAGCTCCGAGGAAGGAATCTATACCCTGCCAGCGTTGGATTCAGATGAAGAGGACGCTTACAGCTACATCCTGGACCTAAATAAAGACGTTTTTCAGCCATATAATCAGCTGAAGAGACAAGTACCAAAGGTtgaggaggaaacagcagaagaaatgATTGAAGAGTTGAAACGTCCAGAGGTGTGTCAGACAGTTAACGGTGGCCTGGAGAGCCCAACATTACAGAGCGAAGATTTAGATCAGGGATCACTCATTGAGGCCGAGTCAGAAGTTCACAGGAAGTTTAATCTGGACATGAATGAAagtttcctgagagaagtaacGAACAACAGAGGTGAGTTTGACCCGGAGCCAGGAGCTGAGAgtggaagaaaagaggagaggcAACAGGGGAGAGCTGTTGGAGAACAGAGTAGCAGTGATGGAGGCTGCGGcgaggaagtggaggagaagaaaatggaaaatgtgaGATGGGTGAAAGATGTCTCTGATGAAATCAGTAATGATGCGGTGAAAGCAAAGGTTTCTAAAGTGGCTTGTTGGCAGAAAAGTgttgaggaaggagaagaaggagggcTTTTTGAAAGACGAGTGAGCGAGTGGAGAGTGGCACAGGacgaggatgagagagaacatTTGGCAAGATGTGAGAATGTGCACAATTTAGGGAACATTGGAGAGGAGAGTGAAGTGAGGGAAAAGGAGCAGAGAATGAAGTCACAGAGTTGTGAAGTCAGAGGAAAAACTTTAATCACCCAGACTCCAGTCTCCACAAAGGGAGAAGGTGGCAGAAGCCGGGTCTTTGAGTGTCAAGGCAAAATACTTTCAATCAGAAATCCCAAAGATGAAGAGGAGATGGAAGAAACGAACACCAAGAACGATcaggagacagcagcagagaggccagctcatgaaaatgacacagaggacgaggaggacgccCACCATGAAGACGATGCTGCGACTGCCGCCTCTCAGTCAGTCAG CAGTGAGGAGGGATTCGCTCCACCATCTCCACCCGCCTCCTGTGATTTAACCCCGTTGGagctggaggtgctgctggtcctgtggatcctgctctactgctgcctcctcctgcctcagATGAACCTCTGA
- the clmnb gene encoding calmin isoform X2, producing the protein MQDDWDSQRKPEGEIRDQRVQPRDERTAVQQRVFTRWMNVFLQRRDPPIQVLDLFSDVQDGRVLMALLEELSGCRLLYRFRSSSHRIFRLNNISKALAFLDDRHVKLLGIDATGVSDGVPSVVLSLIWNLILHFQVKEVMGGLHRRLSSSLTSLSVSSYPSSDDLSPRGDEPGSYSSNTLPSKGRRAAREPKYHGKALKSLLQWVQRCTKKYGIDVQDFGRSWRSGLAFLGLIKSINPDLVDLRESFCKEPRENIQQAFMIAQQSLDIPPLLEPEDVMSSSPDEKSIITYVSMFLGLHSLSNEGHTTNSEIPEIPNFGSPESVGLGETLADDPEAQTFLKGLETSSEQQLWKRWSRKSGSTRPALLGTNGETKSVSERPLVRNAGRSRRSLQPPSPLDATVISPEIQSWMEMDSGRGHGKRRSDDNHISLSSEEGIYTLPALDSDEEDAYSYILDLNKDVFQPYNQLKRQVPKVEEETAEEMIEELKRPEVCQTVNGGLESPTLQSEDLDQGSLIEAESEVHRKFNLDMNESFLREVTNNRGEFDPEPGAESGRKEERQQGRAVGEQSSSDGGCGEEVEEKKMENVRWVKDVSDEISNDAVKAKVSKVACWQKSVEEGEEGGLFERRVSEWRVAQDEDEREHLARCENVHNLGNIGEESEVREKEQRMKSQSCEVRGKTLITQTPVSTKGEGGRSRVFECQGKILSIRNPKDEEEMEETNTKNDQETAAERPAHENDTEDEEDAHHEDDAATAASQSVSEEGFAPPSPPASCDLTPLELEVLLVLWILLYCCLLLPQMNL; encoded by the exons ATGAGAGGACCGCGGTGCAGCAGAGGGTCTTCACCCGATGGATGAACGTGTTCCTGCAAAGA CGGGATCCTCCGATCCAGGTGCTCGACCTGTTCTCAGACGTTCAGGATGGCCGGGTACTCAtggcgctgctggaggagctgtccGGCTGCAGACTG CTTTACAGATTCAGGTCATCTTCTCATCGCATTTTCCGGCTTAACAACATTTCCAAGGCGCTGGCTTTCCTGGATGACAGGCAT GTGAAGCTGCTCGGCATTGATGCCACTGGAGTCTCCGACGGCGTTCCCTCTGTTGTTCTCAGTCTCATTTGGAATCTCATCCTGCATTTCCAG GTGAAGGAGGTGATGGGAGGCCTTCACAGGCGTTTGTCTTCAAGCCTCACCTCCTTATCTGTGAGCAGTTACCCATCCTCCGATGACCTCTCACCCCGGGGAGATGAGCCTGGCAGCTATTCCTCCAACACGCTGCCAAGCAAAGGCAGAAGAGCTGCAAGAGAGCCCAAGTACCATGGGAAGGCACTGAAGTCGCTGCTGCAGTGGGTCCAAAGATGCACTAAGAA GTATGGGATTGACGTGCAGGATTttgggaggagctggagaagtgGACTGGCATTCCTCGGCTTGATTAAGTCCATAAACCCAGACCTGGTGGATCTGAGGGAGAGTTTTTGTAAAGAGCCCAGGGAAAACATCCAGCAGGCCTTCATGATAGCCCAGCAAAGCCTGGACATACCGCCTCTGCTGGAGCCTGAAG ATGTAATGAGCTCTTCACCGGATGAAAAGTCCATCATCACCTATGTGTCGATGTTCCTCGGCCTTCATTCACTCTCAAATGAG GGTCATACAACAAATTCGGAAATTCCTGAAATCCCTAATTTTGGATCTCCAGAGTCAGTCGGTCTGGGTGAAACTCTCGCAGACGATCCAGAAGCACAAACGTTCCTCAAAGGCTTGGAGAcgagcagcgagcagcagctgtggaaaCGGTGGTCCAGGAAGTCAGGAAGCACGCGTCCCGCTCTGCTCGGAACAAACGGAGAGACCAAAAGCGTCTCTGAGAGACCTTTAGTAAGGAACGCAGGCAGGAGTCGACGCTCTCTGCAGCCACCCAGTCCGCTGGACGCCACCGTGATCAGTCCAGAAATCCAGTCTTGGATGGAGATGGATTCAGGTCGGGGCCACGGCAAGCGGAGATCCGACGATAATCACATTTCCCTGAGCTCCGAGGAAGGAATCTATACCCTGCCAGCGTTGGATTCAGATGAAGAGGACGCTTACAGCTACATCCTGGACCTAAATAAAGACGTTTTTCAGCCATATAATCAGCTGAAGAGACAAGTACCAAAGGTtgaggaggaaacagcagaagaaatgATTGAAGAGTTGAAACGTCCAGAGGTGTGTCAGACAGTTAACGGTGGCCTGGAGAGCCCAACATTACAGAGCGAAGATTTAGATCAGGGATCACTCATTGAGGCCGAGTCAGAAGTTCACAGGAAGTTTAATCTGGACATGAATGAAagtttcctgagagaagtaacGAACAACAGAGGTGAGTTTGACCCGGAGCCAGGAGCTGAGAgtggaagaaaagaggagaggcAACAGGGGAGAGCTGTTGGAGAACAGAGTAGCAGTGATGGAGGCTGCGGcgaggaagtggaggagaagaaaatggaaaatgtgaGATGGGTGAAAGATGTCTCTGATGAAATCAGTAATGATGCGGTGAAAGCAAAGGTTTCTAAAGTGGCTTGTTGGCAGAAAAGTgttgaggaaggagaagaaggagggcTTTTTGAAAGACGAGTGAGCGAGTGGAGAGTGGCACAGGacgaggatgagagagaacatTTGGCAAGATGTGAGAATGTGCACAATTTAGGGAACATTGGAGAGGAGAGTGAAGTGAGGGAAAAGGAGCAGAGAATGAAGTCACAGAGTTGTGAAGTCAGAGGAAAAACTTTAATCACCCAGACTCCAGTCTCCACAAAGGGAGAAGGTGGCAGAAGCCGGGTCTTTGAGTGTCAAGGCAAAATACTTTCAATCAGAAATCCCAAAGATGAAGAGGAGATGGAAGAAACGAACACCAAGAACGATcaggagacagcagcagagaggccagctcatgaaaatgacacagaggacgaggaggacgccCACCATGAAGACGATGCTGCGACTGCCGCCTCTCAGTCAGTCAG TGAGGAGGGATTCGCTCCACCATCTCCACCCGCCTCCTGTGATTTAACCCCGTTGGagctggaggtgctgctggtcctgtggatcctgctctactgctgcctcctcctgcctcagATGAACCTCTGA